Proteins from a single region of Chryseomicrobium sp. FSL W7-1435:
- a CDS encoding MFS transporter has translation MPIRLFRFLGLADGVSLLILLGIAVPLKYFADMPLAVTYVGSIHGAIFIAYAVSIVIVQLTVGWKVYWSLLAVAAAFVPGANFVLDRAVKKREATFQIRAFPVLWIVYAIIFFSFMDLFAQLPIMSTFATSLGASTLIAGIAVGMYSFSNTGGNLLAGILTDRFGPYRLLLIGLAGTTVMLGAYSFVETPEMLLVVRFLHGFIGGFIVPAAFTFVANQSRLEEAGSENAITGAFVGAAAILGPAFSGIMAAQTSAPFVLRTVGLFGGILLLAALVLLRGQLFARTTERVAHLPFHPALVVAFGGAFLLMFSQGALAYLLPLRVEELGFSSRVSGTLLSAFGLTAVLVFLSPARRLFDKWPAVVNFRIGLLLIAAAQFALGVANDIVAFYLILMIYGIGFAFTFPAINVFLFKGTTNCNRGRAYGYFYAFFSLGVVLGSSGLAVVSSDISVLFTSTAGALVIGALFAGFQVGRQAKE, from the coding sequence TTGCCCATTCGACTATTCCGTTTTTTAGGTCTTGCCGATGGCGTATCTTTACTTATATTATTAGGCATTGCGGTGCCACTTAAATATTTCGCAGATATGCCACTAGCCGTCACCTATGTTGGCTCTATTCATGGAGCTATTTTTATTGCTTACGCGGTGTCTATTGTCATCGTTCAGTTAACAGTTGGCTGGAAAGTATACTGGAGTTTACTCGCAGTTGCTGCAGCTTTTGTTCCAGGTGCCAATTTTGTATTGGATCGTGCAGTCAAAAAGCGAGAGGCCACCTTTCAGATACGTGCTTTCCCTGTCTTATGGATTGTCTATGCTATTATTTTCTTCTCGTTCATGGACCTCTTTGCCCAACTTCCCATCATGAGTACTTTTGCGACAAGTTTAGGCGCCTCGACACTCATTGCCGGTATTGCAGTCGGTATGTATTCCTTCTCAAATACAGGAGGAAATTTGCTCGCTGGCATTTTGACGGACCGATTTGGACCCTATCGATTACTACTAATAGGTCTTGCAGGTACAACCGTTATGTTAGGCGCTTACTCTTTTGTTGAAACGCCTGAGATGTTATTGGTTGTACGATTTCTTCATGGTTTCATCGGAGGGTTCATTGTCCCAGCAGCCTTTACATTTGTAGCAAATCAAAGCCGTTTAGAAGAGGCAGGAAGTGAAAATGCCATCACTGGAGCTTTTGTGGGAGCAGCCGCCATTTTAGGACCTGCCTTTAGTGGCATTATGGCAGCACAGACTTCGGCTCCCTTTGTCCTTCGCACCGTAGGACTATTTGGAGGGATCTTGTTACTTGCTGCACTAGTTTTACTAAGGGGACAATTGTTTGCTCGAACTACTGAACGTGTAGCACATTTGCCTTTTCATCCCGCTTTGGTAGTAGCGTTTGGTGGGGCTTTCTTACTGATGTTTTCGCAAGGTGCTCTCGCCTATCTCTTGCCTTTACGTGTTGAAGAGCTTGGATTCAGCTCTAGAGTTAGCGGAACATTACTTAGCGCGTTCGGCCTAACAGCCGTTCTGGTATTTCTCTCTCCCGCAAGACGCTTATTCGACAAGTGGCCAGCTGTGGTAAATTTCAGAATCGGTCTCCTGCTGATTGCAGCGGCGCAATTTGCGCTGGGCGTCGCAAATGACATTGTTGCTTTCTATCTCATTTTGATGATCTATGGCATTGGCTTTGCGTTTACATTTCCCGCTATTAATGTCTTTCTTTTTAAAGGAACGACCAATTGCAATCGAGGAAGAGCTTATGGCTATTTCTATGCCTTTTTTTCATTAGGAGTCGTACTTGGTTCTTCAGGTCTAGCGGTTGTAAGCTCCGACATTTCTGTACTGTTCACTAGTACCGCTGGCGCATTGGTCATTGGCGCTTTGTTTGCAGGGTTCCAAGTTGGTCGTCAAGCAAAAGAGTAA
- a CDS encoding diguanylate cyclase produces the protein MKRSRKLHTLYSLVFSLMSLLIIGIVISVAGWQSSQNLREESGTALVVTAETMGDQLDQHMWAHYGEVEILAQLEPFRNPENITRTRELINQFKETFPMFSWIGLTDREGTVIAATDEILEGASIAERPVYQEAQQQPFIGDVHEAVLLAELLPNPTGEVMQFVDISLPLSAQTPSPVLATHLSWEWARGVEEQVMAPLAADKGIELFVVSGRDQLILLGPQQWIGKRMPFTVQQLSDDSALWGQDEWEGEGEYVTAVIKTDGYLDYEGLDWTIIARQPTEIAFQPSNELIRNLLLIGSLLALLAGAFGWLFANRLMRPIRELSLAADKLRSGEREAIPVQQGIAEFESLSLSLNNMVERLKDTHQQLGTMEQVASRDFLTGLPNRRALESLKRGVTPESKYVFYLDLDGFKEVNDTLGHHSGDELLIQLAERVKAFLVENDFVARIGGDEFVFITEGTLSQVEEKARHLMKKITEPYELEGQLAKVGVSAGGQEWKSNVPLENVLAEADAALYQVKESGKNDLRFFIPTSH, from the coding sequence GTGAAAAGATCTAGAAAATTACATACATTGTACAGTCTTGTTTTTAGTTTGATGAGCTTGCTTATTATTGGAATCGTAATTAGTGTAGCAGGCTGGCAATCTTCCCAAAACTTACGTGAAGAAAGTGGCACCGCCTTAGTTGTAACAGCAGAAACTATGGGAGACCAACTGGATCAGCATATGTGGGCCCATTATGGTGAGGTGGAAATTTTAGCTCAACTAGAACCGTTCCGAAATCCTGAAAATATAACTCGTACGCGCGAGTTGATCAATCAGTTTAAAGAAACATTTCCTATGTTTTCTTGGATTGGCTTAACGGACAGAGAAGGAACAGTTATTGCTGCGACAGATGAAATTTTAGAAGGAGCTTCTATCGCAGAACGTCCTGTTTATCAAGAGGCTCAACAACAACCTTTCATCGGAGATGTACACGAAGCCGTTTTATTAGCAGAGCTTTTACCTAACCCGACAGGAGAGGTCATGCAGTTTGTAGACATCAGCCTACCTCTGAGTGCACAGACACCAAGTCCTGTGCTTGCTACTCACCTTAGTTGGGAATGGGCACGTGGCGTAGAGGAGCAAGTGATGGCTCCCTTGGCTGCGGATAAGGGAATCGAATTGTTTGTTGTAAGTGGAAGAGATCAACTCATTCTCTTAGGTCCACAGCAATGGATAGGAAAGCGAATGCCTTTTACGGTACAGCAATTGAGCGATGATTCTGCCTTGTGGGGACAGGATGAATGGGAAGGGGAAGGAGAATATGTGACGGCAGTCATTAAAACAGATGGGTATCTCGATTATGAAGGGTTGGACTGGACGATTATTGCCAGACAGCCAACAGAAATCGCCTTTCAGCCCTCGAATGAACTGATTCGAAATTTGTTGTTGATTGGGAGCTTGTTAGCGCTTCTGGCTGGGGCCTTTGGGTGGTTGTTCGCAAATCGCTTGATGCGACCGATTCGCGAGCTGTCCTTGGCGGCAGATAAATTGCGTTCGGGTGAACGTGAGGCCATTCCCGTGCAACAGGGAATCGCAGAATTCGAATCCCTGTCCTTATCGCTTAACAATATGGTAGAGCGACTCAAGGACACACATCAACAACTCGGGACTATGGAACAAGTGGCGTCTCGAGACTTTTTAACAGGTCTTCCGAATCGTAGAGCACTTGAATCCTTGAAACGAGGAGTCACGCCAGAGAGCAAATATGTTTTTTATCTGGATTTGGATGGCTTTAAAGAGGTCAATGATACACTTGGTCACCACTCAGGAGACGAATTATTGATTCAACTTGCTGAAAGAGTAAAAGCCTTTTTGGTAGAAAATGATTTTGTCGCACGGATTGGTGGAGACGAGTTTGTTTTCATCACAGAAGGAACACTCTCACAGGTGGAAGAGAAAGCACGACACTTGATGAAGAAAATAACCGAACCCTATGAATTAGAAGGACAATTGGCTAAAGTGGGAGTCAGTGCAGGGGGACAAGAGTGGAAATCCAATGTGCCCCTCGAGAATGTCTTGGCCGAAGCGGATGCGGCTCTTTACCAAGTAAAAGAAAGTGGCAAGAATGACCTTCGCTTTTTCATTCCTACTTCTCACTAA
- a CDS encoding trimeric intracellular cation channel family protein, whose translation MVWDVLNVIGTLAFCISGALVAMEVKYDIIGIYILGLITAFGGGAVRNLMIGLPVADVWQQTSLFIIALIAMTLFILLPKSFIFHMKEWSIFDAIGLSAFAVQGAMAAQSMDMPLLAVMFSASITGAGGGIIRDVLAQKRPSVFTKEVYLLWAIMAGFIIGMDWITTDIQLYFVFGAILALRLLSQRFNWNLPIRNLSA comes from the coding sequence GTGGTTTGGGATGTATTGAATGTAATTGGAACACTGGCGTTTTGTATCAGTGGTGCGCTCGTTGCCATGGAAGTTAAATATGACATTATTGGTATTTATATATTAGGATTGATCACCGCTTTTGGCGGCGGAGCGGTACGGAACTTGATGATTGGGTTGCCTGTGGCAGATGTCTGGCAACAAACCTCTCTTTTCATTATTGCATTGATTGCTATGACTCTTTTTATCCTGTTGCCAAAAAGTTTTATTTTTCATATGAAAGAATGGTCGATTTTTGATGCGATCGGTCTGTCAGCTTTTGCGGTACAAGGTGCAATGGCGGCACAATCAATGGATATGCCGTTACTGGCGGTGATGTTCTCAGCTTCGATCACAGGAGCAGGGGGAGGAATCATTCGGGATGTCCTTGCTCAAAAGAGACCAAGTGTCTTCACGAAAGAAGTCTACTTACTGTGGGCGATCATGGCTGGCTTTATTATCGGAATGGACTGGATTACGACAGATATACAACTCTATTTTGTCTTTGGTGCAATATTAGCTTTGCGGCTACTTTCACAGCGCTTTAATTGGAATCTTCCTATCCGTAACTTATCAGCCTAA
- a CDS encoding GyrI-like domain-containing protein: MQARLVKRERSYMVGIAVSVPSEQSQLIKLNKAIMKQLVSLQRYLSLQGTEEVIALSAPNQQADSDQQWVIGYPVPHRFPVHKEFSLCELPSGTYFVGEKGAKIELTYKTMRHHWIMAEMYDSLSTIFERYTITGDDKRVEVFSRVKPKIVDQQIYA, translated from the coding sequence ATGCAAGCCCGTTTAGTAAAGCGAGAACGCAGTTACATGGTCGGAATTGCTGTATCGGTTCCTTCAGAACAAAGTCAACTCATCAAGTTAAATAAGGCAATCATGAAACAGCTTGTTTCTCTTCAGCGGTACCTGAGTCTTCAAGGGACTGAAGAAGTTATTGCTCTTAGTGCTCCAAATCAACAGGCGGATAGCGACCAGCAATGGGTCATCGGTTATCCTGTTCCTCATCGATTTCCAGTACATAAAGAATTTTCTCTTTGTGAATTGCCGAGCGGAACTTATTTTGTTGGAGAAAAAGGCGCAAAAATTGAATTAACTTATAAAACAATGCGTCATCATTGGATTATGGCTGAAATGTATGATAGCCTGTCCACTATATTTGAACGGTACACGATTACAGGTGACGATAAGCGGGTTGAAGTATTTAGCCGCGTAAAACCAAAAATCGTAGATCAACAAATTTATGCATAA
- a CDS encoding TrkA family potassium uptake protein: MKDRDLTFAVFGLGRFGGSLVKELAEMKQEILAIDLDPERVDYYSQFATHAVVASGYDEKTLRAFGVRNIDHAFVSFGEDIQASVLTTMVLKELGIPKVWAKAHDENHGKILEKIGADRVIHPERDMAKRITHNLHSSKIIDFIELSNSFSIAEIKVTDRSIGKRLSELDLQRKYNVNLVAIQRGDKTILSFSEEEQVEANDLIVVIGKNTDIEKFDEQGS; encoded by the coding sequence ATGAAAGATAGAGATTTGACATTCGCGGTATTCGGTCTAGGTCGATTCGGTGGAAGTCTTGTAAAAGAGCTTGCTGAAATGAAACAAGAGATATTGGCGATTGATTTAGATCCTGAACGAGTCGATTATTACAGTCAATTCGCCACGCATGCGGTTGTGGCTAGTGGGTATGATGAGAAAACCTTACGCGCATTTGGGGTTCGAAATATTGACCATGCTTTTGTCTCTTTCGGGGAAGACATCCAAGCAAGTGTATTGACCACGATGGTGCTCAAGGAATTAGGGATTCCCAAAGTATGGGCAAAAGCACACGACGAGAATCACGGGAAAATTTTAGAGAAAATTGGGGCAGACCGCGTTATTCATCCAGAACGTGACATGGCAAAGCGTATTACGCACAATTTGCACTCTTCAAAGATCATTGATTTTATTGAATTGTCCAATTCCTTCAGTATTGCAGAAATCAAAGTCACAGACCGGTCCATTGGGAAGCGATTATCTGAACTGGATTTGCAGCGAAAGTACAACGTGAATTTGGTGGCCATACAACGTGGTGATAAGACCATCTTAAGCTTTTCAGAAGAAGAACAAGTAGAGGCCAATGATTTAATAGTGGTCATTGGTAAAAATACAGATATAGAAAAATTTGATGAGCAGGGCTCATAA
- a CDS encoding TrkH family potassium uptake protein, which translates to MKIWQFMNLRGYSPAAIIALSFLITILIGTILLSLPIAHTGDLGIIDALFFATSATTVTGLGVADTAATFTTFGEVVLMFLMQFGGIGLMTFSVAILIVLKKKISLKQRIFLRDSYNQSSVGGMVRLTKAIFVFVISVQLAAFLLLTLHWSQRFPLGEASYLAVFHVISAFNNAGFSLFSDNLIGFQQDPFTLFLISSLFIIGGIGFIVVLEIVQKKQFRQWSLHTKLMISGTLVINTGAMVLFYLLEFKNPQTLGSLAPLHQWSNAYFAAVTPRTAGFNTLDYATITDSSLMLTLLLMFIGGGTASTASGIKLTTFIVLILATLAFFRNDEEPFIFGRTIKREVVMRSFAITVISLFTVGLLFFLLTIVEKSAFDPLLFEVVSAFGTVGLSMGITADLSDAGKILISLAMFIGRIGPLTLFYLLARPKDRHYRYAYDQVYTG; encoded by the coding sequence ATGAAAATTTGGCAATTTATGAATTTGCGTGGATATTCACCAGCAGCTATTATTGCACTTAGTTTTCTAATTACTATTTTGATAGGCACTATCTTACTAAGTTTACCAATTGCTCATACAGGGGATTTAGGGATTATAGACGCACTTTTCTTTGCCACTTCTGCAACGACGGTAACAGGACTGGGTGTTGCAGATACAGCGGCGACATTCACAACCTTTGGAGAAGTCGTCTTAATGTTCTTGATGCAGTTTGGTGGCATCGGTTTGATGACATTTTCTGTTGCCATTTTAATCGTATTGAAAAAGAAAATTTCACTGAAGCAGCGAATTTTCCTGCGAGATTCTTATAACCAATCTTCAGTGGGAGGTATGGTGCGATTAACAAAAGCGATTTTTGTTTTTGTGATCAGTGTTCAATTAGCCGCTTTTCTTTTATTGACGCTTCATTGGAGCCAACGCTTTCCGCTAGGAGAAGCAAGCTATTTGGCGGTGTTCCATGTCATCTCTGCTTTTAATAATGCTGGATTTTCACTATTCTCAGACAACCTCATAGGTTTTCAACAGGATCCGTTCACCCTATTTCTTATTAGCAGTCTATTTATTATTGGGGGTATCGGATTTATTGTCGTGTTGGAAATTGTGCAAAAGAAACAGTTTCGTCAATGGAGCTTACATACAAAACTAATGATCAGTGGAACGTTGGTCATTAACACAGGTGCCATGGTGCTATTTTATCTTTTAGAATTTAAAAACCCACAGACGCTTGGTAGCTTAGCGCCACTTCATCAATGGAGTAACGCTTATTTTGCAGCGGTGACGCCAAGAACAGCTGGCTTCAATACATTAGATTACGCGACCATTACCGATTCTTCTTTGATGCTTACCCTTTTATTAATGTTTATTGGGGGAGGAACTGCTTCTACCGCATCGGGAATTAAATTAACCACCTTTATTGTCTTGATTCTCGCCACATTAGCCTTTTTCCGGAACGATGAAGAACCCTTCATCTTTGGTCGAACCATTAAACGGGAAGTGGTCATGCGGTCATTTGCCATTACGGTCATCAGCCTATTCACAGTCGGCTTGTTATTTTTCTTACTAACAATTGTGGAGAAAAGTGCCTTTGATCCCCTGCTTTTTGAAGTCGTTTCTGCATTTGGAACAGTAGGATTATCGATGGGGATCACAGCAGACCTTTCAGATGCGGGAAAAATTCTTATTTCACTCGCCATGTTTATTGGACGAATTGGTCCTTTGACGTTATTTTACTTACTCGCACGTCCAAAAGATCGCCATTACCGGTATGCATACGATCAAGTTTATACAGGTTAA
- a CDS encoding GGDEF domain-containing protein, which translates to MALFALLFTSIWSYIAFVNIEHQTDKVADEAIPLSNTASQLYPLMIDQELSVRNYVYLQDALSLQQFEISNARMHDVLNTIEELDQSHPIMNDIISNEALPIISEMESFHREQILRIQNGEVDRANEVRNSQVLNLNRLRMVDSKIQSDSDVIIANAFDESEAASNSARWVILIVSALTFLIFFAFMHSFRVERSQKALIYKSLHDALTGIPNRRAFDERLEETWRDARQQNKPLSLILLDIDAFKSFNDTYGHLEGDACLRRVAQVLQRVVKSPAMPARYGGEEFAVILPVESAAEARELAEEIRHKIMGLNIEHLGYHPVCKLTVSLGVSTMVPGLYESEKILIARADEALYQSKDKGRNRVTVQNLK; encoded by the coding sequence GTGGCGTTATTTGCCTTGCTTTTTACAAGTATTTGGAGCTATATCGCATTTGTCAATATCGAACATCAAACGGATAAAGTGGCAGACGAAGCTATTCCGCTTTCCAATACAGCCAGTCAGCTCTATCCACTCATGATAGATCAAGAGCTATCTGTTCGGAACTATGTTTACTTGCAAGATGCCCTTTCTCTGCAACAGTTTGAGATTTCGAATGCTCGTATGCATGACGTGCTGAATACAATTGAAGAACTCGATCAGTCCCATCCCATCATGAATGACATTATTTCGAATGAAGCGCTTCCTATTATTTCTGAAATGGAATCGTTTCATAGAGAACAAATACTCCGGATTCAAAATGGCGAAGTGGATCGTGCCAATGAAGTACGGAATTCTCAAGTGCTAAATTTGAATAGATTGCGTATGGTTGACTCCAAAATACAGTCAGATAGTGATGTGATTATAGCGAATGCATTCGATGAAAGTGAAGCAGCCTCGAATTCAGCGCGTTGGGTAATTTTAATTGTGTCAGCCCTAACATTTTTAATCTTCTTCGCTTTTATGCATAGCTTCCGCGTAGAAAGAAGCCAGAAAGCGTTAATCTATAAATCGCTTCATGATGCGTTGACAGGAATTCCAAACCGCCGAGCCTTTGATGAACGTCTAGAAGAAACATGGCGAGATGCCCGTCAGCAAAACAAGCCACTGTCGCTCATTCTGTTAGACATTGATGCATTCAAGTCGTTCAATGACACTTATGGACACCTTGAAGGCGACGCTTGCTTACGAAGAGTCGCTCAAGTGTTACAACGAGTTGTGAAGAGTCCGGCTATGCCTGCGCGCTATGGGGGAGAAGAATTTGCGGTGATCTTACCTGTCGAGTCTGCTGCAGAGGCTAGGGAGTTGGCAGAAGAGATTCGTCATAAGATTATGGGACTTAACATTGAACATCTAGGGTATCACCCAGTCTGTAAATTAACTGTGAGTCTTGGGGTGTCGACGATGGTTCCTGGACTTTATGAAAGTGAAAAGATTTTGATAGCCCGTGCAGATGAAGCACTCTACCAATCGAAAGATAAAGGACGGAACCGTGTCACTGTACAGAATTTAAAATAG
- a CDS encoding PadR family transcriptional regulator: MSEQISPLVTELRRGTLILAVLSQLKTPQYGYSLVQALEQASVSIDQSTLYPLLRRLEKQQLVSSTWDTTEARPRKYYVLTEQGHQVLEELYREWKQMSLNLQNLLEGGTSL; the protein is encoded by the coding sequence ATGTCCGAACAGATCAGTCCTCTGGTAACAGAATTGCGCCGAGGGACACTAATCTTGGCCGTTCTTAGCCAGCTTAAAACACCCCAATATGGCTATTCACTTGTGCAGGCACTTGAACAAGCGTCCGTATCCATTGACCAAAGCACTTTGTATCCCTTACTTCGTCGTCTTGAAAAACAACAGCTTGTGTCAAGTACTTGGGATACGACCGAAGCCAGACCTCGCAAATATTATGTGCTGACCGAGCAAGGGCATCAAGTGCTGGAGGAGCTTTACAGGGAGTGGAAGCAGATGTCCTTGAATCTACAAAACTTACTAGAAGGAGGAACAAGCCTATGA
- a CDS encoding YolD-like family protein, producing the protein MERPDPSRIRDRGKIKWTAMMLPEHVAIIRDYIANEGKVKRPELDEWDLRHLEESIGLALAQDAEVKLKYWRNGEFHIRGGKIKHIDAVRRQLYVEDPFNTTAYALEDIVDVTLLD; encoded by the coding sequence ATGGAAAGACCTGACCCTTCCCGGATTCGCGATCGGGGAAAAATCAAATGGACGGCTATGATGTTACCAGAGCATGTTGCTATCATTCGTGACTACATTGCCAATGAAGGCAAGGTGAAACGACCTGAGTTGGATGAATGGGATTTGCGCCACTTAGAAGAATCCATTGGTCTCGCACTAGCACAGGATGCAGAAGTGAAGCTGAAGTATTGGCGAAATGGAGAATTTCATATACGGGGTGGCAAGATCAAACATATTGATGCAGTGCGCCGCCAATTGTATGTTGAAGATCCTTTCAATACGACAGCCTATGCTCTTGAAGACATTGTGGATGTTACGTTGCTCGACTGA
- a CDS encoding Na+/H+ antiporter subunit G, with protein sequence MMEWISVFLILTGSIMAVISAFGILRLPDVYTRSHAATKSSTLAVLLSLLGAFIYFWANEGFISIRLLLGIIFVFITAPVAGHIITRAAYRSKVKLASSSGEDALKPYLEKSPKDN encoded by the coding sequence ATGATGGAATGGATTAGTGTATTTTTGATTTTGACAGGTAGTATCATGGCCGTGATTAGTGCGTTTGGCATTCTTCGTTTGCCCGACGTCTATACGCGTTCCCACGCCGCTACTAAAAGTTCGACACTCGCTGTACTGCTCTCGCTACTTGGTGCTTTTATTTATTTTTGGGCAAACGAAGGGTTTATTAGTATACGTTTGTTATTAGGCATTATTTTTGTATTCATTACAGCGCCAGTAGCCGGACATATTATCACTCGTGCTGCTTACCGATCGAAAGTGAAGCTGGCCTCTTCTTCTGGAGAAGATGCACTGAAGCCTTACCTTGAAAAATCACCGAAAGACAACTAA
- a CDS encoding Na(+)/H(+) antiporter subunit F1, whose product MMLVLTISLMLFTCAIFIALYRIIVGPSMPDRVVALDMIGVNLISLVAVFSIVLHTHAYLEVILIVGILAFISTVGLARFVERGEIVEHEHDDGMD is encoded by the coding sequence ATGATGCTCGTATTAACAATTTCCCTCATGCTGTTCACATGTGCAATTTTCATAGCCCTTTACCGCATCATCGTCGGTCCTTCGATGCCAGACCGCGTCGTTGCGCTCGATATGATTGGAGTAAATCTGATCTCACTAGTAGCTGTTTTTTCGATTGTGCTTCATACCCATGCTTATTTAGAAGTCATTTTGATTGTAGGAATCTTAGCATTTATCAGCACAGTGGGTCTTGCCCGCTTTGTCGAGAGAGGAGAGATCGTCGAACATGAGCACGATGATGGAATGGATTAG
- a CDS encoding Na+/H+ antiporter subunit E: protein MPAQFLSNLMIAVLWTFLMDEDAFYFPTFLTGYIFGAVIVFFMHRFFGSKFYLLRVYALLKLVFIFTSELFHSSIIILKQILSPTLSIKPGIFTYDHNMQGDYELTALALLLTLTPGSVVMEVSPDGKTFFIHAMDMEVSRDAVLKSIQTFEKAIMEVTRA from the coding sequence TTGCCCGCTCAATTTTTATCAAACTTAATGATTGCTGTCTTGTGGACGTTTCTGATGGATGAAGACGCTTTTTACTTCCCCACATTTTTGACTGGTTATATTTTTGGAGCGGTCATCGTTTTCTTCATGCACCGTTTCTTCGGTAGCAAGTTCTATTTATTACGTGTTTATGCACTCTTAAAGCTTGTGTTCATTTTCACTTCCGAACTGTTCCATTCAAGCATTATTATCTTAAAACAAATTTTAAGCCCTACCCTCTCCATCAAACCGGGAATCTTTACCTATGACCATAACATGCAAGGTGATTATGAACTTACCGCTCTGGCTTTGCTACTAACGCTGACACCGGGTTCCGTCGTCATGGAAGTTTCACCAGACGGAAAGACGTTTTTCATTCACGCCATGGACATGGAAGTCTCACGAGACGCTGTCTTAAAATCCATTCAAACCTTTGAGAAAGCGATTATGGAGGTGACTCGCGCATGA
- a CDS encoding Na+/H+ antiporter subunit D has product MSNSLVLFMVIPIIVGIILIFFRESPKLQSWFSIGVLIALFGLGLYILQQVQQNGIMRLDFGGWEPPFGILFVADTFALLLSLTTLLVTIICLLYVALSPREQMINYYFYPLVLFLNAGIIGSYMTGDIFNLFVCFEVMLLSSYVLITLGGNRIQLREAMKYVTINIVSSWFFLVGIAFVYGSVGTLNMAHIAERVAASGMDPLLTVVSIVFLTVFSLKAGLLLYVWLPGSYSSTPTVTSALFGALLTKVGVYALFRVFTLIFNEGTVIPTFIAIMAGLTLIGGSLGAVAYTDIRKIAAYNVVIAVGFMLAGLSIGTTLAIEGTIYYILHDMFAKALLFLLIGTMIFLTNKVHIHEMSGLLKNYPVLGWSFFIVTLSLAGIPPFSGFMGKILVMEGALENGSYILLFLSVASSLAVLYSLLRIFSQCFWGETIISAEEQRPLPAMRLMPIIMLASITLALGLGVEVMAPYVQEAASLLDPSTYIDAVLGRK; this is encoded by the coding sequence ATGAGCAATAGTTTAGTATTATTCATGGTGATCCCTATCATCGTCGGGATTATCTTAATCTTCTTTAGAGAAAGTCCAAAATTGCAAAGCTGGTTTAGTATCGGTGTATTGATCGCCCTGTTTGGTTTAGGTCTATACATATTGCAACAAGTTCAACAAAACGGCATTATGCGATTGGATTTTGGCGGATGGGAACCACCTTTTGGCATTTTATTTGTAGCCGATACGTTTGCCTTATTACTTAGCTTGACTACGCTTCTCGTCACCATCATCTGTTTACTTTATGTTGCATTGTCACCACGCGAACAGATGATCAATTATTACTTTTACCCGCTTGTGTTATTTTTGAATGCCGGAATCATTGGATCTTACATGACAGGCGACATTTTCAACTTATTTGTTTGTTTTGAAGTCATGCTCTTGTCTTCGTATGTTTTGATTACACTCGGAGGAAATCGCATTCAATTACGTGAGGCAATGAAGTATGTGACAATCAACATCGTGTCTTCTTGGTTCTTCTTGGTAGGGATTGCTTTTGTTTACGGCTCTGTCGGCACATTGAATATGGCACACATTGCAGAGCGAGTTGCAGCAAGCGGTATGGATCCCCTTCTTACAGTGGTCAGTATCGTATTCCTCACCGTATTTAGTTTAAAAGCAGGTCTCTTACTTTATGTCTGGTTACCTGGTTCGTATAGTTCTACACCAACTGTGACTTCTGCACTTTTTGGAGCCCTTTTAACCAAAGTCGGCGTTTATGCTCTCTTTCGCGTCTTCACGTTAATTTTCAATGAAGGCACTGTCATTCCGACATTCATTGCCATTATGGCCGGGTTGACGCTGATTGGCGGTAGTCTTGGTGCAGTCGCCTATACAGACATCCGAAAAATTGCTGCCTATAACGTCGTAATTGCTGTTGGGTTCATGTTGGCAGGCCTTTCCATCGGCACGACACTGGCTATCGAAGGAACGATTTACTACATCCTTCACGACATGTTTGCAAAAGCGCTTCTCTTCCTTCTAATTGGGACGATGATCTTCTTAACGAACAAGGTGCACATCCATGAAATGAGTGGACTGCTGAAGAACTACCCTGTCCTTGGCTGGTCTTTCTTTATTGTGACATTGTCACTCGCGGGCATTCCTCCGTTTAGTGGCTTTATGGGGAAAATCCTTGTCATGGAAGGTGCGCTTGAAAACGGTTCGTACATCTTATTGTTCTTATCTGTCGCTTCCAGTCTCGCTGTCTTATATTCACTTCTTCGCATTTTTAGTCAGTGTTTTTGGGGAGAGACGATTATTAGCGCTGAAGAACAACGTCCTCTTCCAGCCATGCGTCTGATGCCGATCATTATGCTTGCGAGCATCACACTCGCCCTAGGACTTGGCGTAGAAGTAATGGCTCCCTATGTACAAGAAGCCGCTTCACTACTAGACCCGAGTACCTATATCGATGCTGTCTTAGGACGCAAGTAA